CGGATCGGGTGTCGAAGTGGCCCGATTCGTGGTCGAGTAGACCTGTCTGGCAGAATGGTTGGCTGTTCGCCGTGGTCGGTCCCTCTCACCGTGCCCTGGCGCCAAGACCTCTGGGTTTTCCCACCCGTGCCCCACTCGGGTGAGGAGCGCCCGCACGTGAGCAAGAGAGAGCCTGAGGAGTACCCACACCCGTGGCCGTCAAGATCAAGCTTCAGCGGCTTGGCAAGATCCGTCAGCCGTACTACCGGATCGTCGTCGCCGACGCGCGCACCCGCCGCAACGGCAAGGCCATCGAGACGATCGGCAAGTACCACCCGAAGGAGGAGCCCTCGTTCATCGAGGTCGACTCCGACCGGGCGCAGTACTGGCTGGGCGTCGGCGCGCTGCCCACCGAGCCCGTCCAGCGCCTGCTGGAGATCACCGGTGACTGGCAGAAGTTCAAGGGCCTGCCGGGCGCCGAGGGCACGCTGAAGGTCAAGGAGGCCAAGACCTCCAAGGCCGACCTGTTCGCCGCCGCGCTCGCCGCGGCCGGTGACGCGCCGACGACCGAGGCCACCACGCCGAAGAAGAAGGCAGCCAAGAAGTCCGATGAGGCCGAGGCTCCCAAGGACGAGGCGTGAGCTTGTTGGCTGACGCCCTCGAACACCTCGTTCGGGGCATCGTCGACCACCCGGACGACGTCCGGGTGAACCTGGTCACGACCCGGCGCGGTCGCACGCTCGAGGTCCACGTCCACCCGGACGACCTCGGCAAGGTGATCGGCCGCTCCGGCCGCACCGCGACCGCCCTGCGCACCGTGATGGCCGGTATCGGTGGTCGTGGCGTGCGCGTCGACGTGGTCGACACCGACCGCTGAGCACGCGCATGGACGTCGTCGTCGGCCGCGTGGCCAAGGCGCACGGGATCCACGGTGAACTCGCCGTGGACGTGCGCACCGACTCGCCGGACGAGCGGTTCGCCGCCGGTTCGGCCCTGGTCGGCAAGCTGCGCGACGGCACGCGCCGCACCCTCACCGTCGCAGCCGCCCGGAACCACTCCGGGCGGCTGCTGGTGCGTTTCGAGGAAGTCCTGACCAGGGACGTCGCCGAGACGCTGCGCGGCACGCTGCTGTTCGTCAGCACCGACGACCTGCCGCCCACCGACGACCCGGACGAGTTCTACGACCACGAGCTGGAAGGCCTGCGGGCCGAACTGCTCGACGGCACCGTCGTGGGCACCGTCCTGGAGGTCGTGCACGGTCCGGCCGGCGAGCTGCTGGTCCTCAAGCGGGACAGCGGCGAGGCGCTGGTCCCGTTCGTGAAGCAGATCGTGCCCACGGTGGACGTGCCCGGTGGGCGCGTCGTGCTCGACCCGCCCGAAGGCCTGCTCGATGCGGATTGACGTCGTCACGATCTTCCCGGAGTACCTCGACCCGCTGCGCGCCGCACTGCTCGGCAAGGCCATCGACAAGGGCCTGATCAGCGTCGATGTGCACGACCTGCGCAAGTGGACGCACGACGTGCACAAGGCGGTCGACGACAGCCCTTACGGCGGCGGTCCGGGCATGGTCATGAAGCCCCAGGTCTGGGGCGACGCGCTGGACGAGGTGTGCGCGGGGGAGCCGACCCCACGTCTGATCGTCCCCACGCCCGCGGGGCGTCCTTTCACACAAGCCCTGGCGCATGAATACGCCGCCGAAGAGCGTTTGGTGTTCGCGTGCGGCCGTTATGAGGGCATCGACCAGCGTGTGGTGGACGACGCGTCCCGCCGCATGCGCGTGGACGAGGTGTCCATCGGCGACTACGTGCTGGTCGGCGGCGAAGTCGCCGTGCTGGTGATCGTGGAGGCCGTGGTGCGGCTGCTGCCCGGCGTGCTGGGCAACCCCGCGTCCGCCGCGCAGGACTCCTTCTCCGACGGCCTGCTGGAAGGCCCCTCCTACACCCGGCCCGAGGTGTGGCGGGACCTGGCCGTGCCCGACGTGCTGCGCTCGGGCAACCACAAGGCGATCGACCGCTGGCGGCGCGACCAGGCGCTGCGCCGCACGTGGGAACGCCGCCCCGACCTGCTGGCCGCCCTCCCCGAGGGCGCGCTGGACAAGCACGACCGCAAGCTGCTGGACGAGCTGGGCTGAGAGCCCCGATTTCGTGGGGACCAGCCCCGTCTGGCACACTGGACAGGTTGCTGCACCCGGGTCGACCGGTGTGCGCTTTGAGCCCGCCCCCATGCACGTGTGCGAGTTGAGATGGCACGCGCCTCTGGGGAAGTGAATGAAACGTAGAGGACGGACCATGAACACCCTGGACGCTCTTGACGCCCAGTCGCTGCGCTCCGACATCCCGAGCTTCCGGCCGGGCGACACGCTGAAGGTCCACGTCCGCGTCATCGAGGGCAACCGCGAGCGCGTCCAGGTGTTCCAGGGCGTCGTGATCCGCCGCCAGGGCGGTGGCATCCGCGAGACCTTCACCGTGCGCAAGGTTTCCTTCGGCGTAGGCGTCGAGCGCACCTTCCCGGTGCACTCCCCGAACATCGCGGAGATCGAGGTCGCCTCCCGCGGCGACGTGCGTCGCGCGAAGCTGTACTACCTCCGCGACCTGCGCGGCAAGGCCGCCAAGATCAAGGAGAAGCGGGACGCCAAGCCGGCCTCCTGACGCCGGATTCACGCGTTACCGATAGCCTGCCCCACGTGGCAGAACCCGTGCACCGCGCCGCAGGCGAAGACGGACAGGACGAACCCGACGCCGAGCCCACCCCGGGCTCGGCGTCGGGCGGTGAACCCCAGGAGGACAAGCCCGGGAAGAAGAAGCCCCCGCTGTGGCGGGAGCTCCTCGTCCTGGCGGCGACAGCCCTGGTGCTCACGTTCCTGATCCAGACCTTCCTGGCCCGGGTGTACGTCATCCCGTCGGCGTC
This DNA window, taken from Saccharothrix variisporea, encodes the following:
- the rimM gene encoding ribosome maturation factor RimM (Essential for efficient processing of 16S rRNA), yielding MDVVVGRVAKAHGIHGELAVDVRTDSPDERFAAGSALVGKLRDGTRRTLTVAAARNHSGRLLVRFEEVLTRDVAETLRGTLLFVSTDDLPPTDDPDEFYDHELEGLRAELLDGTVVGTVLEVVHGPAGELLVLKRDSGEALVPFVKQIVPTVDVPGGRVVLDPPEGLLDAD
- the rplS gene encoding 50S ribosomal protein L19 gives rise to the protein MNTLDALDAQSLRSDIPSFRPGDTLKVHVRVIEGNRERVQVFQGVVIRRQGGGIRETFTVRKVSFGVGVERTFPVHSPNIAEIEVASRGDVRRAKLYYLRDLRGKAAKIKEKRDAKPAS
- a CDS encoding RNA-binding protein — its product is MSLLADALEHLVRGIVDHPDDVRVNLVTTRRGRTLEVHVHPDDLGKVIGRSGRTATALRTVMAGIGGRGVRVDVVDTDR
- the rpsP gene encoding 30S ribosomal protein S16 gives rise to the protein MAVKIKLQRLGKIRQPYYRIVVADARTRRNGKAIETIGKYHPKEEPSFIEVDSDRAQYWLGVGALPTEPVQRLLEITGDWQKFKGLPGAEGTLKVKEAKTSKADLFAAALAAAGDAPTTEATTPKKKAAKKSDEAEAPKDEA
- the trmD gene encoding tRNA (guanosine(37)-N1)-methyltransferase TrmD: MRIDVVTIFPEYLDPLRAALLGKAIDKGLISVDVHDLRKWTHDVHKAVDDSPYGGGPGMVMKPQVWGDALDEVCAGEPTPRLIVPTPAGRPFTQALAHEYAAEERLVFACGRYEGIDQRVVDDASRRMRVDEVSIGDYVLVGGEVAVLVIVEAVVRLLPGVLGNPASAAQDSFSDGLLEGPSYTRPEVWRDLAVPDVLRSGNHKAIDRWRRDQALRRTWERRPDLLAALPEGALDKHDRKLLDELG